The DNA region ATTACAATTCATTCCTTGGGGAATATAAATATCTGTACCATTTTTAATCTCAtgattgccatgacatttcTGGCTAAAGAAAATCCACCCAACAGGGTGAAAGTTCAGCTCTGCTGCTATCAATGGCAGGCCAGGCTAAAGCTACAGATAGTAGAATATCCTTAAATAATTAGAGCCCATATATCACTTCGACCTTGATTCCAACACGTTTGTTGACAAGTCTTTTGTATATTGATACCCAGTGCTAATGTGAACAGCCTAGAGTAGAGGCCCTGTGTTGTGTTATTTGTTAACTGGCTTACAACTAATTGAACAGCTGAAACCGGCAGAACTGCTCTAGAGTTGGTCCTCATAGAGTCTGAAGTTTCAACTTGTGTTCTTCTtgccaacatgttctcatcacaacttgtcaaatactgctgctttgtcagtggacctaacACGTCAGgaaataaatgcatacaatCTTTTactaaataaacttacaatgtatataaaaaatgattgtttttagGTTCTATTCCTTAAAGTTTAGGcgacaaaagcacgtggtttggtaaaaaaaaaaaaagaaaaaaaaaaaagaaaaaaatcaaggttTGGCTTAAATAATTACAGCTGTTACTAGTGTGGTTTATGTGAcatacatcatgtgacataccTCACTAGTGTAGTATGCCATGCATACTTGCACACTATGCAGACTTTCTCAGCCCTATACTACGATGGTGGCCCATGGCGTGAGAAACAGCCGCTGCCTGGTGTGTGTCATTCCGTTGCCAAGGGTGTCACTCAGGCGCGCCGCCAGACACTTTTCACCGGGGCACGTGCCTCAGTAAGCATGCGCTGTGCCCCTGTATAAATTCCCAATCAAATTCCTAAATAAgcctatttttttcattactgaaTATCCGTATTCATTACTGAATATCTGTATTCATTACTGAATATCCGTAGGGCTATACTATGACTGATGTGTCAAGGAAGAATAGCATGGGCACAATTTCTTCCTATTTCGACCACGTAGTAGGGCCGGCGCCGCATATCAAAGAGTGGAGAGGTTGCACTTGCAGGCAttgtgtgcatctgtgcatattcagtgaaTGAAACGCGCAGGAAGCCTGGAGTTGGAAGGCAAGCTGCTGTGGCCTGCGGTGCAAATTTATCAGCGGACAGCAGCCCACACATGTTGTCAAGTAAAGTCAAAaagtatataatgtatataatacCACTGCACACTGATGGATCATCATGGACATAAGGAAATTCTTTTTGCAGAACAGAGGAGGCAGGGACAGGGAAGCAGTAAGGAGAGATGAGAATGAGGTAAGATCATCTGGTTAAAAGTTTAGTGGTTCAAGAAGGATTTCTTGATTGCATTTACTGTGCTCCAGTAAGATTGAAAAGTTCATAAGCTGGACtgaaatattgttattatttgcaTATATGTTCTTTATTTTGTATCTGTTGATTTGTAAGATTGTAAGACTGTGTAAATCACTTTTTTTGGTAATATTCCCTCTTGTAGAAGGCTTACTTGATTATGTTTGGTATGCTACAGAAGGAGGAATTGAAAGGTTCAATGGCTGAACTCAgaagtttttttatttgcttaCAGATGTAGCTAAGTACTTATGTAGATAAGTAAATGTTCTCAAACATCCAGTACATGCTAACTTTCTGTATGTAGTAAGGCAGTATTGTAAATCTAtatgtgtgttcgtgtgtgtgtgtgtgtgtgtgtgtgtgtgtgtgtgtgtgtgtgtgtcgaagAGGGGGGGGGTCGGCTTCTGACTGGGGGCCTGTGCCCCTGCACAGCTGTATGCCTAGCAACACCCCTGGTGCCACTgtgcgtcagtgtctgatgccaaggCCAATGGCAgcgatatttgatgagttgggacgtgcccggaaaaCTTCCAACGGGGGGCACCCTggaggcatcctaatcagatgcctgaaccacctaaAGTGGCCTCTATTGATGTGAAGCGGCTCTACACCGAcatccctctggatgtctgagctcctcaacCTATCTCTACGGCTGAGCCCAGCCAACTTTCATAGGAAACTTATTTCTGGCGCCTGTTTAcacaacctcattctttcggtcactacccaaagctcatgatcACAGGTGAGGGTTAGGCATAAATTAGCCAGTAAATTGAAAACTTTGCCttctgagccagaaggcaaagttttcagttttcagctctgttttcacCACACCACAGTCCAGtgcagtgcctgcatcactgcaaatGTTGTGCCTAACTGCTTGTCCGtctcatgctccattttacccttattggtgaacaagaccccaagatacttaaaTTCCTTTGcctggggcagtaactctctcccaacctcagagggggcaatccactgttttcttctagagaaccatggcctcagacctGGAAGTGCTTACTCTTATCCCAATACCCATCTGCTGTCTTAGGAAGCCTGCTTAGTAGAAAACACCAGGATATATATCTTGTATCGccagtcagcctgaaaatatgaatttttgtccatatcgcctagcctggaaatccagatgccccgcccccagcaaattcgaatttgcactgtacggggatctggccccgacaaGCAGACCCTGCTGAATCGcctatcggaccaatcagatctgTCTGACAGAGGCTCTGGgggggcgtaacatgatgaggacagcgtTGCACTGTAGgtgtcgaaaagtaaacagccaagatggcagctgccgaagaaccgtccattcaatttagcttggGAAAAaatgctaagccaactacacttatctttttctttgagagaggaacagaagactgccctagaagccttcgtttccaggaaggaactttttgctgttttgccgacgggatatggcaaaagcataatacagcagttagccccactggtcggtaaacaaatggggctttgtgcaatgaatacgtcaccttgtttttgctctgattggctatcgtgctatccaattgcgtgcggcgacatttaatatgcctcagttagtaggaagggtgtatcggtgagggccagactcaaaatctttctagatttgagtctggatttccaggctagcctGTAATGGGTGTAATTTGGACCCAAAAGCAGTACACTGTAAATCGGtaacagttggtaatgacctttattATCACGGCAGCAAAACAGCAACTTGAGCAGATGAATAAACTCAGCAGACAGTTCAATCTTCAGGCTAAtagcccacacacacagtctctgggtCTCAGGCTTGAGGAAGGGATTAAGCCGAACCCGGCCATGAGGCCGAGTGGGGGGCGTGAGCCCTCGGACCCGTACAGTTCAGTTCTGTAGCGGCCAGGAGTAAAGGTAAGGGGCTTACTGGAGACGAGGTAGTCGAGGTGAGGTGTCCAGAGCCGGAAGAGCCAGCCGATGATGCAGAGGTGCCAACGAGGAGCgagcagcagaggagcaggGGCCAGGCGGAGGAGTCAAAGCCAGGAGAGCAGACCAATGAAGCAGAGGTGCCGGTGAGGAGCGGGCAGAAGGGAAGCTGGGGCCAGGCGGAGGAGTTGAAGCCAGGAGAAACGACAGACAGCAGAAGGCAGGTAAGTTCACTGGGAGGCAGGCGAGGAGAGCaggtcagaggcaggcagggtcGGCAACAGGAGATCAGGTAGGTAATGAGTGCTGGAAAGTCTCGCATGGATGCAGtagaacaatctggcaaaggtgagagtgctggagaggcttaaaTGCAGGGCTGATTGGgaatgagctgcagctgagctTGCAGGTGAGTGTAGTTGGGCTGACTAGGTAGGAGTGGCTGGCAGTTAGAGTGGAGCAGAGGCAGGGAAAGTGGAAAATTACTGAGGCAGAGGGATAGGAGGGGAGACAGGGAGGATGAAACTGTGACATGGCCCAGCCCTATTTATGACCACAACTTTTAGTATCTGCCTCTACATTGGAGGCTTTGTACATGGCCCACTTAAGTTCTGTGTCCACAGCCTCCCCCAGGATGCATGAAAAGTTCTtctggaggtgggagttgaagatcttGTAAACAGGGACCTCAACTAGATGCTCCCAGTTCACCATCACTACTCTTTTGGGTTTAGAAGGTCTGTCTGGCAGCCTCCTCTGCCATCAGATCCAACTTGCTGCTAAGACCCTGTGTAATTTACATACTCTGTGCTATATCCCATATCCAATATCTTTATTACACTGTTGTAAATAGACTTGTGTGTACAGTAACTCAATTTAGTGCCTTActtcatatatgtatatatacatatgtatatatatatgtgtgtgtgtgtatataaagtAAGGCACTAAATTGAGGTGCTCACCTGGAGTTAAATCTTCTCGGGTTaattcttctcctccttttttttttaaatcaataagcAATATTTGTAGCTTGAACTTGAAATTTAGGTGACTCTATTAATATAGCATATTTCATTACAGGTCAACTAAATTGTGCCTAACATTAAAGTGCATACAACAAGTGACATggaaatatatttaataaaatgcaaGAAGAACCACCCACTCTTCCAAAGACACTGACATACCACAGAACcatcccacaaacacacacacacacacacacacacacacacacacacacacacacacacacacacacaaatgcacatgcttAAATCTAAAATGTGTGAGAATAACGTTGGTGCTCAAGACTCCACCTCCAAATCAATTCTATAAGACAGGTCAGACATTGTGAGCTACTGAACACAGTCTGATGTCAACAGCCACGGTAAGAGCCGATTTGATTGAGTAATTGCTTCTATTACTCAGTCATTTGCTTAGTGACATCCAATTTACATTGAAATTTTCGATTCAAAATTTTCATTGTTTAACTGATTCTGTGCCTCTGCCTTTTACCTTctgttgctttttattttcttttgtacagATGGCCAGGCTGTGGCATCTCATGTTCCTGTGCTGGGCATGGactcctctgtgtctgctgtccAGTGTAAGCTTCAGAGGTACACCACAGGAGTGTGAAAAGGCTCCCTTTGTCCCTGGTTACAATCTGGGTGGAGAGGGCTTCGACATCGTCACAATGGAACGGAAAGGTGCCTATGTCATCGACACTGAAACATGGAAGCTTGGCAATGGCACATGCAGGCTATTCAGCAACAGCTACATGAACCGAGAGAGCCAGAAGGTTCCAGTTGCCGTGGTGGACTGGAGAACCCTCCCTAAGTGCAGTTTGAAGGTCTCCGGTGTACTCTATGATTCTGTCGAAGCTCTTGTCAATGATTCCACCTCAGCTGTGTCCAATGATTGGAAAGTTGGCCTTGAAATCCCTGTAGACCCATCTGTCACTCTTGGTGTTGGCTTTGGAGGTTCCCACTCCAAAGAATCTATCTTTGGCATGCAGAAGTCCAAACAAGACCGCTACACCTTCTCTGGCCATTCTGTCTACTGTAACTACTACCGGTGAGTATGTGGACAAgtgtcttttgtcatttatctGGTCAGTTCACTGagatatgttttgttttacagtgtcccggataaataacaataatgacaGTAATTCTGCGTAAAATAACATATACAGTCACGTGAATAAAATGGGACTGTGATAGATTTTAACTGATTAATATTATTCCTGTTCTTCACAGCTACAGACTGGCAACAAAACCTCCACTGAGTCATGATTTTGAATCAGCTGTGAACTCCCTTCCTTCCTATTCACCCAAAACATTGTCATTATATCGCAACCTGATTGACACTTATGGTACACATTACATCACACAAGTGTCGCTAGGAGGGCAAATAAAAGCAATCACTTCCATCAAGACCTGCAAGGCAACCATGAATGGACTGACAGCAACAGAAGTCAATGACTGTCTGTCAGTGGAGGCCTCTGCTAGCTTTGCAAGCACTGCCAGCATTAAGGCCGAATACAAGCACTGtcaggaaaagaagaagaagttaggccTTACCCAAAATTTCCACACCATGTTTAATGAGCGTAACACAGAGGTCATTGGTGGACACATTGACGGTGCTGATATCCTCTTTGCAGACCAAACAAACCCATCGGTCTATAACAGCTGGTTTGGATCACTGAAAACCACTCCTGATGTGGTCCAATACAACCTAAAGCCACTGCACACCATACTCTCAAGTGCTCATCCTGCCAGGGCCGGACTGAAGCAAGAGGTGGAAAAGTACATCAAGAAAAATGCAGTGTTGAAAAAATGCTCAGAAACCTGTCAGATTGGGCAAAGATCCAATAAAAGGGATCCTTGTGCTTGTGTTTGCAACAGTGATCAGAATATCAAGTCAAACTGCTGTCCTGCTGGGAAAGGTCTTGCTACATTAAAGGTTTTCAGGCTCTATGCACAAGGGTTGTATGGTGATAGGTGGACTCAGACAGATGGTTCAGTTGAGGTGAGATACGGAGATCAGGTAAAGCGCACTGCCATCATAAGTAACAACGACAATCCCACATGGTCGGAGAAATTTGAATTCGGACCCATCGTCATTAATATGAGAGACAAACTTACGTTCCGTGTTTATGATGAGGATACCTACTGGGATAGTGATCTACTTGGTGAGTGTTCATTTGATCTGCATAGAGGGAAAGTGAGTGACAGCTGTATGTTTGACCATGgtaccttcttcttctcctacATAGTAGAATGTGCACCAAGTCTCGGTGGTCACCAATGTCAAGAATACATGCCCTCCCCCATGAGTCCCTCTTTGGCCAAGGTCTTCCACACCAGAAATGGGGTCCTTCTTGGAGACCTGGGGAAGAGGTATGCTAAGTCACTCAGTCAGTCAGGTTAAGGTCAGCTGTTGACATGAgatgtggttatgaaacaatAACAATTTTCTGATGATCATGCAAGTAGTTAATAGCATCTTTCACTGTTACTCTTTCTTTGTTTGACTTTGGTAAAAAGTTAATCTTAAAATGTAATCCAAAACTTTGTCTGTAAAAATTGATGTTTGATCATCTATCTTTTCTGCTGCTTctttatcatttgttaaaaactCTGCCATTAAAGCATCGACAAAGACAACAGCAGTGTCTGCCTGATTTTATGTGGTGAATGTTTCTACTGTGTAATTTAGTGGTTAACGTGTAAGGATTAGGGTTAGGAGGTTAGGGTCGGGGGGCTAGGGTTAAGTTTCGGGTTTACTAAATGCAGCCACACATATAGACTTTCCAACCTTGTGTGttcaactttgtaaaaaaaaaaaaaaaaaaaaaaaaaaattagattaataataactttcatCTAAAGTTCCTCTGAATGAGGTACCATTGAGTTagattttaatactttttttaaagactCCTTTTCATCTCTGGAAACATTTTTCAGCTACAGTTTAACTAAGACACTCTTCCCTGTTGTGGGCTTAGGTGTAGAGTGGAAGGATTGGCTGAAGGCTGAAAGAATACAAAGATACAGGTGTTAATTGCTTATTTGATCCTTATTTATGCTCACTGATAGCTCttgtattaaaaatgtaatccTACAGCTGCTACTTTGATCACTGAACAAGTGTAATTTCAAATGACCTTGCCTTTCATCACAATATGTAGGATACAACTTAACCCAGTTCATACACTATGGGGATTTTCATTTCTTGTTGTCCCAccaattttaaatttaaaggaaTGGGCCATCAGCAGTGTACTGCCACAAAAAAATATTCTATCCAACACATAATCATcaaatcactgtgaccttgtatctAAACGAAATGCAGATGACAACCGGGAGTGTCATAAATTATAATAGCACGGGATTAACAGaaactcaaaataaaggaagtgAAAATAATGTGAATGAAAAAGGGAGGGTAAGGAGAGTTAGGGTGAtacacaagaaaaacaagtcaaacaaggaaaaaaaagccaCCCTCCTGCAGACATTTAgctttatacaacagttagttctgaccgagtaatttgattggacgagaggcattccatgagtgctgatatagagtataacatcactgggacttgtaacagtaaaatcactccgctcacaggtgttataaatataaatacaaccgttaattaaccaactgtcacattcgctacattgacacaaactgacactagtgttacaccaagaagatggatattttccccaaaattaaatttgaattaaattatgagtggtcgtcaggagaggacgaggaaaaggaaagccaggactcttctgtgcagacctccaggtgtgtttgtgtaacatcaggaGGTGATGAGGATGAAGGAGAGTGAAAGCTGAATCTGttcgtgccaacatccaggtttgccaacgtttcatcagccgaactagACAAAGTTACgcagttgcagatcaatgtaaatacaaagtagcttgtgagttcctggcatGTGTgatgcgttgcctggcaacagactgggggaactgttttttttttccgcggagctacataacatacttaaataatttatttcatcaccttttgttaacatttccttactcagcattgctgtttaagctgttgttgaactgttgtatcacacgagaggaagtgatgttgtactgtatatcgtcactgCTTGCAATTATCTtctgaccgaatcacagccatgacgatatacagtacaacatcactccctctcgtgtgatattgcttaagtgAATCACATCAAAGCATCCAAGAAATGCCCAAATCACCCGTATTTAAGAAATGAAGTGTACACTTTAGTCATCTTTATCATAATATCCCATAGCTAACTATCTGAACCGCAGCCAGTAACCTGTGTGCTCCTGAGTTTGAACAAGATAACACAAGGTTTCATGGGCTGGGTTTGGAgggttgtgtatgtgtgtgtgtgtgtgtgtgtgtgtgtgtgtgtgtgtggtgatggACAGCTGAGAATGGAAGGTCAAGGAGCACTGATATGGAAGCAgtatgacctctgacctctggtgTGTGATAtcagggacagagacagtgatTAGAGTCGTTCACTGATCACTGTTTGTCGTATAGTCTGCTGACACTTTTATATGTCTGTTTGAATGTCGACTGATCATTCACACCAAACTACATTATAATTTTGACTGCTTTGAAAACTTGTTGGTTGATTTAATAGTTTGATTTTGtcttgattgtgtgtgtgcggtgtgtgtgtgcgtgtctgtagGTCAGAAGTG from Epinephelus fuscoguttatus linkage group LG3, E.fuscoguttatus.final_Chr_v1 includes:
- the LOC125886556 gene encoding perforin-1-like; its protein translation is MSTATMARLWHLMFLCWAWTPLCLLSSVSFRGTPQECEKAPFVPGYNLGGEGFDIVTMERKGAYVIDTETWKLGNGTCRLFSNSYMNRESQKVPVAVVDWRTLPKCSLKVSGVLYDSVEALVNDSTSAVSNDWKVGLEIPVDPSVTLGVGFGGSHSKESIFGMQKSKQDRYTFSGHSVYCNYYRYRLATKPPLSHDFESAVNSLPSYSPKTLSLYRNLIDTYGTHYITQVSLGGQIKAITSIKTCKATMNGLTATEVNDCLSVEASASFASTASIKAEYKHCQEKKKKLGLTQNFHTMFNERNTEVIGGHIDGADILFADQTNPSVYNSWFGSLKTTPDVVQYNLKPLHTILSSAHPARAGLKQEVEKYIKKNAVLKKCSETCQIGQRSNKRDPCACVCNSDQNIKSNCCPAGKGLATLKVFRLYAQGLYGDRWTQTDGSVEVRYGDQVKRTAIISNNDNPTWSEKFEFGPIVINMRDKLTFRVYDEDTYWDSDLLGECSFDLHRGKVSDSCMFDHGTFFFSYIVECAPSLGGHQCQEYMPSPMSPSLAKVFHTRNGVLLGDLGKRYAKSLSQSG